In Agromyces sp. 3263, a single genomic region encodes these proteins:
- a CDS encoding glycoside hydrolase family 3 N-terminal domain-containing protein, which yields MTAPHLTGAGTDLRRDILTTLLPGFDGAEAPAWVIRRLEDGLGGVCLFGQNVASAEQLLALNTQLRAANPLAVIAIDEEGGDVTRLFYDRGAPYPGNALLGRIDDPALTERVARAVGEALAATGCTVTFAPDVDVNSNADNPVIGVRSFGTDASLAARHAAAWVRGVQSTGVAASAKHFPGHGDTDGDSHLVLPVVDVPLEVLRERELVPFAAAIAAGTRTIMTSHLLLPRLDAEQPATLSSRIVHGLLRGELGFEGVIVTDALDMQGASGVHGIPEAAVRALVAGCDLLCIGSDNTDDQLDEIVAAIEFAVDSGRLPVDRVREAAARVRELASTAPALPAAVDAIALEPVHSGDELARIAGAFEVSDAASGRLGASDRIGTVVRVDTVANIAVGVAPWGPFAVELVPGAPTWLDTAHVVALTAGTPLDDPRSLAGPVLVMGKDLHRHPFAVDAITALRAVRDDVVIVDLGWPSDDRAVADIATFGASRLVGEALIAFVAERLAAEPVDAVPAEAT from the coding sequence ATGACCGCGCCGCACCTCACCGGCGCGGGAACCGACCTGCGCCGGGACATCCTCACGACCCTGCTCCCGGGATTCGACGGCGCGGAGGCGCCCGCCTGGGTCATCCGCCGGCTCGAGGACGGACTCGGCGGCGTCTGCCTCTTCGGCCAGAACGTCGCCTCGGCCGAGCAGCTCCTGGCGCTGAACACGCAACTGCGCGCGGCGAACCCGCTCGCCGTCATCGCGATCGACGAGGAGGGCGGCGACGTCACCCGGCTGTTCTACGACCGCGGCGCCCCGTATCCCGGCAATGCCCTGCTCGGCCGGATCGACGACCCGGCGCTGACCGAGCGCGTCGCCCGTGCCGTCGGCGAGGCGCTCGCCGCGACCGGGTGCACCGTCACCTTCGCGCCCGACGTCGACGTGAACTCGAACGCCGACAACCCGGTGATCGGCGTGCGGAGCTTCGGCACCGACGCGTCCCTCGCGGCACGGCACGCGGCGGCCTGGGTGCGCGGCGTCCAGTCGACGGGCGTCGCCGCGAGCGCGAAGCACTTCCCGGGCCACGGCGACACCGACGGCGACTCGCACCTCGTGCTCCCGGTCGTCGACGTCCCGCTCGAGGTGCTCCGCGAGCGCGAGCTCGTGCCGTTCGCCGCAGCCATCGCGGCCGGCACCCGCACCATCATGACCTCCCACCTGCTCCTGCCCCGCCTCGACGCGGAGCAGCCCGCCACCCTCTCCTCGCGCATCGTGCACGGCCTGCTCCGCGGGGAGCTGGGGTTCGAGGGCGTCATCGTCACCGACGCCCTCGACATGCAGGGGGCGAGCGGCGTGCACGGCATCCCGGAGGCGGCCGTGCGCGCCCTCGTCGCCGGCTGTGACCTGCTGTGCATCGGCAGCGACAACACCGACGACCAGCTCGACGAGATCGTCGCGGCGATCGAGTTCGCCGTCGACTCGGGCCGGCTTCCGGTCGATCGGGTCCGCGAGGCGGCCGCCCGGGTGCGCGAGCTGGCCTCGACGGCTCCCGCGCTGCCCGCCGCGGTCGACGCGATCGCGCTCGAACCCGTCCACTCGGGTGACGAACTCGCCCGCATCGCCGGCGCGTTCGAGGTGTCGGATGCCGCGTCCGGGCGCCTGGGCGCCTCCGACCGGATCGGGACCGTCGTGCGTGTCGACACCGTGGCGAACATCGCCGTCGGCGTGGCGCCGTGGGGGCCCTTCGCGGTCGAACTCGTGCCCGGAGCCCCGACGTGGCTGGACACGGCGCACGTCGTCGCTCTCACTGCCGGAACGCCGCTCGACGATCCCCGGTCCCTGGCCGGTCCCGTGCTCGTGATGGGCAAGGACCTGCACCGGCATCCGTTCGCGGTCGACGCCATCACCGCCCTGCGCGCCGTGCGCGACGACGTGGTGATCGTCGACCTGGGCTGGCCGTCGGACGACCGTGCGGTGGCCGACATCGCCACGTTCGGCGCGTCGCGGCTCGTGGGGGAGGCCCTCATCGCGTTCGTTGCCGAACGCCTCGCCGCCGAGCCCGTCGACGCCGTCCCGGCGGAGGCGACATGA
- a CDS encoding sugar ABC transporter permease: MTTVDNGLDPAPSAFEGERMTAPQPKPAARRARRIRGGFTPYSLLTPAIIVLALITGWPLIQLIVTSFQEFGRAQVFGAPPEWIWFENYANVLTDPVFYAVLIRTIVFSAGCVIVTMVVGTLIALMMMRLPKGFRLLLSVGMLLAWAMPALTATVVWGWMFDTAYGVVNYILVNWFGMEEYFQHSWLIDPLSFFLVAGIIIVWGAIPFVAFTLYAGLTQVPDEVLEAAQLDGAGGFKRFRLIIFPYLKPIFLIVTILQIIWDLRVFTQIFALQDIGGVRALTNTLGVYIYQTSIAGGDFGQGGAIAVITAILLMSISIYYVRQVTKEEEL; this comes from the coding sequence ATGACCACGGTCGACAACGGCCTCGACCCGGCGCCGAGCGCGTTCGAAGGCGAACGCATGACGGCCCCGCAGCCGAAGCCGGCCGCACGCCGCGCCCGGCGCATCCGGGGCGGCTTCACCCCCTACTCGCTGCTCACCCCGGCGATCATCGTGCTGGCCCTCATCACGGGCTGGCCGCTCATCCAGCTCATCGTCACGTCGTTCCAGGAGTTCGGCCGCGCGCAGGTCTTCGGCGCACCGCCCGAGTGGATCTGGTTCGAGAACTACGCGAACGTGCTCACCGACCCGGTGTTCTACGCGGTCCTCATCCGCACTATCGTGTTCTCCGCCGGCTGCGTCATCGTCACCATGGTCGTCGGCACGCTCATCGCGCTCATGATGATGCGCCTGCCCAAGGGCTTCCGCCTCCTGCTCTCGGTCGGCATGCTGCTCGCATGGGCGATGCCCGCCCTCACCGCCACGGTCGTCTGGGGCTGGATGTTCGATACGGCCTACGGCGTCGTGAACTACATCCTCGTCAACTGGTTCGGCATGGAGGAGTACTTCCAGCACTCCTGGCTCATCGACCCGCTCAGCTTCTTCCTCGTCGCCGGCATCATCATCGTCTGGGGCGCGATCCCGTTCGTCGCCTTCACGCTCTACGCGGGCCTCACGCAGGTGCCCGACGAGGTGCTCGAGGCCGCGCAGCTCGACGGCGCCGGCGGGTTCAAGCGGTTCCGGCTGATCATCTTCCCCTACCTGAAGCCGATCTTCCTCATCGTCACGATCCTCCAGATCATCTGGGACCTCCGCGTCTTCACGCAGATCTTCGCGCTGCAGGACATCGGCGGCGTCCGCGCCCTCACCAACACCCTGGGCGTGTACATCTACCAGACCTCGATCGCGGGCGGCGACTTCGGCCAGGGCGGCGCGATCGCCGTCATCACGGCGATCCTGCTCATGTCCATCTCGATCTACTACGTCCGCCAGGTCACCAAGGAGGAGGAGCTGTGA
- a CDS encoding NADP-dependent isocitrate dehydrogenase has product MSKIKVEGTVVELDGDEMTRIIWQAIKDQLIHPYLDIDLEYYDLSIQKRDETDDQITVDAAHAIQKHGVGVKCATITPDEARVEEFGLKKMWRSPNGTIRNILGGVIFREPIIISNIPRLVPGWNKPIIVGRHAFGDQYRATDFRFEGEGTLTMTFTPKDGSEPQQFEVFQSPGSGVAMGMYNLDESIRDFARASLNYGLSRNYPVYLSTKNTILKAYDGRFKDLFQEVFDAEFKEQFDAAGLTYEHRLIDDMVAASLKWEGGYVWACKNYDGDVQSDTVAQGFGSLGLMTSVLATPDGKVVEAEAAHGTVTRHYRQHQQGKPTSTNPIASIYAWTRGLAHRGKLDGNQELIDFSLTLEDVVIKTVESGAMTKDLAALVGPEQAYQTTEEFLQTLSDNLKARLA; this is encoded by the coding sequence TTGTCCAAGATCAAGGTTGAAGGCACGGTCGTCGAGCTCGACGGCGACGAGATGACCCGCATCATCTGGCAGGCCATCAAGGACCAGCTCATCCACCCGTACCTCGACATCGACCTCGAGTACTACGACCTCTCGATCCAGAAGCGCGACGAGACCGACGACCAGATCACGGTCGACGCCGCCCACGCCATCCAGAAGCACGGCGTCGGCGTGAAGTGCGCCACGATCACCCCCGACGAGGCCCGCGTCGAGGAGTTCGGCCTGAAGAAGATGTGGCGCTCGCCGAACGGCACGATCCGCAACATCCTCGGCGGCGTGATCTTCCGCGAGCCGATCATCATCTCGAACATCCCCCGCCTGGTGCCCGGCTGGAACAAGCCGATCATCGTCGGCCGTCACGCGTTCGGCGACCAGTACCGCGCCACCGACTTCCGGTTCGAGGGGGAGGGCACCCTCACCATGACCTTCACCCCGAAGGACGGCTCCGAGCCGCAGCAGTTCGAGGTGTTCCAGTCGCCCGGCTCGGGCGTCGCCATGGGCATGTACAACCTCGACGAGTCGATCCGCGACTTCGCCCGCGCCTCGCTGAACTACGGCCTCTCGCGCAACTACCCGGTCTACCTCTCAACGAAGAACACCATCCTGAAGGCCTACGACGGCCGCTTCAAGGACCTCTTCCAGGAGGTCTTCGACGCCGAGTTCAAGGAGCAGTTCGACGCGGCCGGCCTCACCTACGAGCACCGCCTCATCGACGACATGGTCGCCGCCTCGCTCAAGTGGGAGGGCGGCTACGTCTGGGCCTGCAAGAACTACGACGGCGACGTGCAGTCCGACACCGTCGCCCAGGGCTTCGGCTCGCTCGGGCTCATGACGAGCGTGCTCGCCACGCCCGACGGCAAGGTCGTCGAGGCCGAGGCGGCGCACGGCACGGTCACGCGCCACTACCGCCAGCACCAGCAGGGCAAGCCCACCTCGACGAACCCGATCGCCTCGATCTACGCCTGGACGCGCGGCCTCGCGCACCGCGGCAAGCTCGACGGCAACCAGGAGCTCATCGACTTCTCGCTCACGCTCGAGGACGTCGTCATCAAGACCGTGGAGTCGGGCGCCATGACGAAGGACCTCGCGGCCCTCGTCGGCCCCGAGCAGGCGTACCAGACCACCGAGGAGTTCCTGCAGACCCTGTCGGACAACCTCAAGGCGCGCCTGGCGTAG
- a CDS encoding sensor histidine kinase, with product MAPGRKGRIARRTVAIVIAVALSLWMEVAGYFATPTAERPEVSYTTLHAIVPLVFAACAGVAWRIGPTRAPARLMIAFVVLWIPQSIYFVIGGIDWLWPIVRGVDLWWAVIAGVIVLVYPKGFLADRVDRWIAGIAIAASAVNLLGVVLLATPDAVACGCVAPNPYQVVDAPALFAAIDVGYRIVGVGLALVIAGRLLVRWVRASVPARTVAFLMPLALFAWASTLAAQAVTYATATTTDTVLATVSLIAIASIPVSFDAGVAHARNMRSRVADLMRITREGADRGLWAESLARTLRDASVRVYWWDEERGRYADAAGTPIEPDAADPRGSHSILPVASPLGAPIALIRHDRVLTDNMRLLDGVSSALRLSVDNGRLRSEIERTLEQVRQSRQRIVEAGVEARRRIERDLHDGAQQHLVSLGMRLRLAANAARDADEVELATELESTISMLNQALRELRELAHGIHPSLLSSGGLALAVPELAGRCPVPVVVDVQAEGRLPELIESTAYFVLAEALANVAKHSRATRAWVRAHVVGDELELVVRDNGAGGASLDAGTGMLGIADRVDAVGGTLELESPPGAGTTLSVRMPLGGGLSE from the coding sequence ATGGCCCCCGGCCGCAAGGGCCGGATCGCCAGGCGCACCGTCGCCATCGTCATCGCCGTCGCGCTGAGCCTCTGGATGGAGGTCGCCGGCTACTTCGCCACGCCCACCGCCGAGCGGCCGGAGGTCTCGTACACGACGCTCCACGCGATCGTGCCGCTCGTGTTCGCGGCGTGCGCCGGCGTGGCATGGCGGATCGGCCCCACGCGCGCCCCGGCGCGGCTCATGATCGCGTTCGTCGTGCTGTGGATCCCGCAGTCGATCTACTTCGTCATCGGCGGCATCGACTGGCTGTGGCCGATCGTCCGCGGCGTGGACCTGTGGTGGGCGGTCATCGCGGGCGTCATCGTGCTCGTCTACCCGAAGGGGTTCCTCGCCGACCGCGTCGACCGGTGGATCGCGGGCATCGCGATCGCGGCCTCTGCCGTGAACCTGCTCGGCGTCGTGCTGCTCGCGACGCCCGACGCGGTGGCGTGCGGCTGCGTCGCCCCGAACCCGTACCAGGTCGTCGACGCGCCCGCCCTGTTCGCCGCGATCGACGTCGGGTACCGCATCGTCGGCGTCGGGCTCGCCTTGGTCATCGCCGGACGCCTGCTCGTGCGCTGGGTGCGCGCGAGCGTGCCGGCGCGCACGGTCGCGTTCCTCATGCCCCTCGCCCTCTTCGCCTGGGCCAGCACGCTCGCGGCGCAGGCGGTGACGTACGCGACGGCCACCACCACCGACACGGTGCTCGCCACCGTCTCGCTCATCGCGATCGCGTCCATCCCGGTGAGCTTCGACGCGGGAGTCGCGCACGCGCGCAACATGCGGTCGCGCGTCGCCGACCTCATGCGCATCACCCGAGAGGGAGCCGACCGCGGCCTCTGGGCCGAATCGCTCGCCCGCACCCTCCGCGACGCGTCGGTGCGGGTCTACTGGTGGGACGAGGAGCGCGGTCGGTACGCGGATGCCGCGGGCACGCCGATCGAGCCCGACGCCGCCGATCCGCGGGGCAGCCACAGCATCCTCCCCGTCGCGTCTCCGCTCGGGGCGCCGATCGCGCTCATCCGGCACGACCGGGTGCTGACCGACAACATGCGACTGCTCGACGGGGTGTCGAGCGCACTGCGCCTCTCGGTCGACAACGGCCGGCTCCGCTCCGAGATCGAGCGCACCCTCGAACAGGTGCGGCAGTCGCGCCAGCGCATCGTGGAGGCAGGCGTCGAGGCGAGGCGCCGCATCGAGCGCGACCTGCACGACGGAGCGCAGCAGCACCTGGTGTCTCTCGGGATGCGGCTGCGGCTGGCCGCCAATGCGGCACGGGACGCCGACGAGGTAGAGCTCGCCACCGAGCTCGAGAGCACGATCTCGATGCTGAACCAGGCGCTGCGGGAACTGCGAGAGCTGGCGCACGGCATCCACCCGAGCCTGCTCTCGTCGGGCGGACTGGCGCTCGCCGTGCCCGAGCTCGCGGGCCGGTGCCCGGTTCCCGTCGTGGTCGACGTGCAGGCCGAGGGGCGGCTGCCCGAGCTCATCGAGTCGACCGCCTACTTCGTCCTGGCCGAGGCGCTCGCGAACGTGGCGAAGCACTCGCGAGCGACCCGGGCATGGGTGCGCGCGCATGTGGTCGGCGACGAGCTGGAGCTGGTGGTCCGCGACAACGGCGCCGGGGGAGCATCGCTCGACGCCGGCACGGGCATGCTCGGCATCGCCGACCGCGTCGACGCGGTGGGCGGCACGCTCGAGCTCGAGAGCCCGCCCGGGGCGGGCACGACGCTGTCGGTCCGGATGCCGCTCGGGGGCGGCCTCAGCGAGTGA
- a CDS encoding extracellular solute-binding protein has translation MRKLGIVALGAAAALTLAGCATSGGTGASEDGAEIRVWLVGTDTPDEAREYLVDTFEKENPGSTLVIEEQAWDGLVDRLTTSLSGSDSPDVVEVGNTQAAAFTSAGAFLDLTDDYETLGGDDLLPGFVEAGTYDGKFYAAPLYSGSRLVYYKKDALAAAGLTVPTTLDEYISNAQALAAANPGKSGIWWPGQDWYNALPYIWENGGEIAVPDGEEWDAQLSSPESIAGLEQVQEVMTTASLAPKDGNETSPEVGFCDGTSLQLSAPSWVKWSILAPADAEAPGCPDQEANLGVYALPGMDGGAAQVFAGGSNIGISAKSAHPELALSALEIILSDEFQTIYGENGLVPAKLSLADTLGTDEVAKAITAAAGNAKLTPASPNWADVEASGILTDLFVNIAQGGDVKALAEAADEEIEAILNS, from the coding sequence ATGAGGAAACTCGGCATCGTGGCGCTCGGCGCCGCTGCTGCGCTCACCCTCGCCGGTTGTGCCACCTCCGGAGGCACCGGTGCCTCCGAGGACGGCGCCGAGATCCGCGTGTGGCTCGTCGGCACCGACACGCCCGACGAAGCGCGCGAGTACCTGGTGGACACCTTCGAGAAGGAGAACCCCGGTTCGACCCTCGTCATCGAGGAGCAGGCCTGGGACGGCCTCGTCGACCGCCTGACCACGAGTCTCTCCGGCTCGGACAGCCCCGACGTCGTCGAGGTCGGCAACACGCAGGCCGCGGCGTTCACCTCGGCGGGTGCGTTCCTCGACCTGACCGACGACTACGAGACGCTCGGCGGCGACGACCTGCTTCCCGGCTTCGTCGAGGCGGGCACGTACGACGGCAAGTTCTACGCCGCCCCGCTCTACTCGGGCTCGCGCCTCGTCTACTACAAGAAGGACGCCCTCGCGGCGGCCGGACTGACGGTGCCGACGACGCTCGACGAGTACATCTCGAACGCGCAGGCGCTCGCGGCCGCCAACCCCGGCAAGTCGGGCATCTGGTGGCCCGGCCAGGACTGGTACAACGCGCTGCCCTACATCTGGGAGAACGGCGGCGAGATCGCCGTTCCCGACGGTGAGGAGTGGGACGCGCAGCTGTCCAGCCCCGAGTCCATCGCCGGCCTCGAGCAGGTGCAGGAGGTCATGACGACCGCCTCGCTGGCGCCCAAGGACGGCAACGAGACCAGCCCCGAGGTCGGCTTCTGCGACGGCACGTCGCTGCAGCTCTCGGCCCCGAGCTGGGTCAAGTGGTCGATCCTCGCCCCGGCCGACGCCGAGGCGCCCGGCTGCCCCGACCAGGAGGCCAACCTCGGCGTCTACGCCCTCCCGGGCATGGACGGCGGCGCGGCGCAGGTCTTCGCCGGCGGATCGAACATCGGCATCTCGGCGAAGTCGGCTCACCCCGAGCTCGCGCTGAGCGCGCTGGAGATCATCCTCTCCGACGAGTTCCAGACGATCTACGGTGAGAACGGCCTCGTTCCGGCCAAGCTCTCGCTCGCCGACACCCTCGGCACCGACGAGGTCGCGAAGGCGATCACGGCGGCCGCGGGCAACGCGAAGCTCACCCCGGCGTCGCCGAACTGGGCCGACGTCGAGGCATCCGGCATCCTGACCGACCTGTTCGTCAACATCGCGCAGGGCGGCGACGTCAAGGCGCTCGCCGAGGCCGCCGACGAGGAGATCGAGGCGATCCTCAACAGCTAG
- a CDS encoding response regulator transcription factor — translation MNDARPLRVAIADDALLLREGIAKVLEGGGIEVVASVGTGDELLEVVRGGGVDAAVLDIRMPPSYRDEGIAALETMRAEGSTIGVLLLSMYATPEYALRVMGAGSGTGYLLKERVSEPQTLVRAVETVASGGSVVDPEVVEQLVKRTRADDPLSRLTERERSVLELMAQGYSNGGIAQTLFLGLKTVETHVRSILQKLDLEESPEHHRRVLAVLTLLGER, via the coding sequence ATGAACGACGCCCGCCCCCTGCGCGTCGCGATCGCCGATGACGCGCTGCTGTTGCGCGAGGGCATCGCCAAAGTCCTCGAAGGCGGTGGGATCGAGGTCGTCGCCTCGGTCGGCACCGGCGACGAGCTGCTCGAGGTCGTCCGCGGCGGAGGTGTCGATGCCGCCGTGCTCGACATCCGCATGCCGCCGAGCTATCGCGACGAAGGCATCGCCGCCCTCGAGACCATGCGCGCCGAGGGCTCGACGATCGGCGTGCTGCTGCTGTCGATGTACGCCACGCCCGAGTACGCGCTCCGCGTCATGGGCGCAGGCAGCGGCACCGGCTACCTGCTGAAGGAACGCGTGTCCGAACCGCAGACGCTCGTGCGCGCGGTCGAGACGGTCGCCTCGGGCGGCTCGGTCGTCGACCCCGAGGTCGTCGAGCAGCTCGTGAAGCGCACCCGCGCCGACGACCCGCTGTCGAGGCTCACCGAACGCGAGCGGTCGGTGCTCGAGCTGATGGCGCAGGGCTACTCGAACGGCGGCATCGCGCAGACGCTGTTCCTCGGCTTGAAGACGGTCGAGACGCATGTGCGCAGCATCCTGCAGAAGCTCGACCTCGAGGAGTCGCCCGAGCACCACCGGCGCGTGCTCGCCGTGCTCACGCTCCTCGGCGAACGGTGA
- a CDS encoding MGMT family protein, with amino-acid sequence MPQPPAGFVEAVLAVVDDIPPGCVATYGDVAAILGSRGARAVGQVMARYGSDVAWWRVVRAGGRPPAGHAERARAHYEREGTPLRPADDEDGYRIVIAACRWRP; translated from the coding sequence ATGCCGCAGCCGCCGGCCGGCTTCGTCGAAGCCGTGCTCGCCGTGGTCGACGACATCCCGCCGGGCTGCGTGGCCACCTACGGCGACGTCGCCGCCATCCTCGGCTCGCGCGGAGCGCGGGCCGTCGGCCAGGTGATGGCGCGCTACGGGTCGGACGTCGCCTGGTGGCGCGTCGTGCGCGCCGGCGGCCGACCGCCGGCCGGCCACGCCGAGCGCGCTCGCGCGCACTACGAGCGGGAGGGCACGCCGCTCCGGCCGGCGGACGACGAGGACGGCTACCGCATCGTCATCGCGGCGTGCCGCTGGCGGCCCTGA
- a CDS encoding ROK family transcriptional regulator, translating to MLTVPFADAPIFTRARALRPTGKVLPEHARSHNRSLVLQTLYTAGAQSRADVSRGTGLTRVTVSDLVADLIAEGLVVELGQREDARPGKPATLIDVDRGAFQIIGVDLSEHQRFLGAVVDLDGGIVARAEVACAGASGENAVALVVELVRTLLASTATPVLGIGVGSPGVVDTLGVVRSAPNLGWRDVELQARLQAEFALPVHVANDANVAVLAEHGASQQDDLLLVKVGHGVGAGLIIGGRPVIGGGFAAGEIGHVVVGTDGGPRCACGKHGCLEAWLAVPRLTAQLAVLAGDAPDAASARDRILAEAGRRLGIILAPVVGALNLSEVVLSGPAELLDGALHDATVDTLRMRTMAEHNRDLRLRMTEQAEDIVLRGAAVMVLSGQLGVS from the coding sequence GTGCTCACCGTTCCGTTCGCCGACGCCCCGATCTTCACCCGCGCCCGCGCCCTCCGGCCCACCGGCAAGGTCCTTCCCGAGCACGCGCGCAGCCACAACCGGTCGCTCGTGCTGCAGACCCTCTACACGGCGGGGGCGCAGAGCCGGGCGGATGTCTCGCGCGGCACCGGGCTCACGCGGGTCACCGTGTCAGACCTCGTCGCCGACCTCATCGCCGAGGGACTCGTCGTCGAGCTCGGGCAGCGCGAGGACGCCCGTCCCGGCAAGCCGGCCACCCTGATCGACGTCGACCGCGGCGCGTTCCAGATCATCGGCGTCGACCTCTCCGAGCACCAGCGCTTCCTCGGCGCCGTCGTCGACCTCGACGGCGGCATCGTCGCCCGCGCCGAGGTCGCCTGCGCCGGCGCAAGCGGCGAGAACGCCGTGGCCCTCGTCGTCGAGCTCGTGCGCACGCTCCTCGCGAGCACCGCGACCCCCGTGCTCGGCATCGGCGTCGGCTCGCCGGGCGTCGTCGACACGCTCGGCGTGGTTCGCTCCGCTCCGAACCTCGGCTGGCGCGACGTCGAACTCCAGGCCCGCCTCCAGGCCGAGTTCGCCCTGCCAGTGCACGTCGCCAACGACGCCAACGTCGCCGTGCTCGCCGAGCACGGCGCGTCCCAGCAGGACGACCTGCTCCTCGTCAAGGTCGGCCACGGCGTCGGCGCCGGCCTCATCATCGGCGGCCGTCCCGTCATCGGCGGCGGCTTCGCGGCCGGCGAGATCGGCCACGTCGTCGTCGGCACCGACGGCGGCCCCCGCTGCGCGTGCGGCAAGCACGGATGCCTGGAGGCCTGGCTCGCCGTGCCGCGCCTCACCGCCCAGCTCGCCGTGCTCGCCGGCGACGCCCCCGACGCGGCATCCGCTCGCGATCGGATCCTCGCCGAGGCCGGACGCCGGCTCGGCATCATCCTCGCGCCCGTGGTCGGGGCGCTCAACCTGTCGGAGGTCGTGCTCAGCGGCCCCGCCGAACTGCTTGACGGTGCGCTCCACGACGCGACCGTCGACACGCTCCGGATGCGGACGATGGCGGAACACAACCGTGATCTGAGGCTCCGGATGACCGAGCAGGCGGAGGACATCGTCCTCCGCGGCGCGGCCGTCATGGTCCTCTCCGGACAACTCGGAGTCTCGTGA
- a CDS encoding carbohydrate ABC transporter permease: MSATVAPQQVGRPVATPASSRDVRRTGGGRRRITTWVLSAVSVLLFLFFVFPVYWMVNTSFQPNNEIRGADVNFWPEEFTLRNYATVLFDPGRTPFLPAAGNSIVITILTVIISLVFAFLAAIAVTRFRFKSRRTFIIAILVIQMIPGEAMIVSVFRVIDGWHLLNTIIGLTVVYIATVLPFTIWTLRGFVNGVPAELEEAAMIDGCSRAGAFWRVTFPLLAPGLIATGVFGFIQAWNEFIMALVLNARPEMMTLPVWLRTYLVANGTTNWAAIMAGSTLMAIPVIVFFLLVQGRMTSGLVSGAVKG, from the coding sequence GTGAGCGCCACCGTCGCCCCCCAGCAGGTCGGCCGGCCGGTCGCCACGCCGGCGAGCAGCCGTGACGTGCGCCGCACCGGCGGTGGCCGCCGCCGCATCACCACGTGGGTGCTGAGCGCGGTCTCGGTGCTGCTCTTCCTGTTCTTCGTCTTCCCCGTCTACTGGATGGTGAACACGTCGTTCCAGCCGAACAACGAGATCCGCGGCGCCGACGTCAACTTCTGGCCCGAGGAGTTCACGCTCCGCAACTACGCGACCGTGCTCTTCGATCCGGGTCGCACGCCGTTCCTCCCGGCCGCGGGCAACTCGATCGTGATCACGATCCTCACGGTGATCATCTCGCTCGTGTTCGCGTTCCTCGCCGCGATCGCGGTGACGCGGTTCCGGTTCAAGAGCCGCCGCACGTTCATCATCGCGATCCTCGTCATCCAGATGATCCCGGGCGAGGCGATGATCGTCTCGGTCTTCCGCGTGATCGACGGCTGGCACCTGCTGAACACGATCATCGGCCTGACCGTCGTCTACATCGCCACGGTGCTCCCGTTCACGATCTGGACCCTCCGCGGCTTCGTCAACGGCGTGCCCGCCGAGCTCGAGGAGGCCGCGATGATCGACGGATGCTCCAGGGCCGGCGCCTTCTGGCGGGTGACCTTCCCGCTGCTCGCCCCAGGCCTCATCGCGACGGGCGTGTTCGGGTTCATCCAGGCATGGAACGAGTTCATCATGGCCCTCGTGCTGAATGCACGCCCCGAGATGATGACGCTGCCGGTGTGGCTGCGCACCTACCTCGTGGCGAACGGCACGACCAACTGGGCGGCCATCATGGCCGGCTCGACGCTCATGGCCATCCCCGTCATCGTCTTCTTCCTGCTCGTGCAGGGCCGGATGACGAGCGGACTCGTGAGCGGGGCCGTCAAGGGATGA
- a CDS encoding GNAT family N-acetyltransferase, with the protein MAELRLEELNATNIVAANTLSLKPGQEQFIAPVTYAAEASVVNPATAWQRVARSEDRVVGFIHGNFDPENEHEEFRACIWRINVDAEAQGKGVGRFLAHALAEEAKRRGFDRITVLWEPGEEGPEAFFHRIGFVDVGETAYGDVIGALEL; encoded by the coding sequence ATGGCTGAACTGCGACTCGAAGAACTGAACGCGACGAACATCGTGGCCGCGAACACCCTGTCGCTGAAGCCCGGGCAGGAGCAGTTCATCGCTCCCGTCACCTACGCCGCCGAAGCCTCGGTCGTGAACCCCGCCACGGCGTGGCAGCGCGTCGCCCGCTCGGAAGACCGGGTCGTCGGGTTCATCCACGGCAACTTCGATCCCGAGAACGAGCACGAGGAGTTCCGGGCCTGCATCTGGCGCATCAACGTCGACGCCGAGGCGCAGGGCAAGGGCGTCGGCCGGTTCCTCGCGCACGCTCTCGCTGAAGAGGCCAAGCGTCGCGGATTCGACCGCATCACCGTGCTCTGGGAGCCGGGCGAAGAGGGCCCCGAGGCGTTCTTCCACCGCATCGGCTTCGTCGACGTCGGCGAGACCGCCTACGGCGACGTGATCGGCGCGCTCGAGCTCTGA